The genomic interval CCGCGAGGCGCTCGCGCAGCGTGGTGGCCGTGACGGAGGGCTCTGGGATGGAGGTGTCGACGTCCGCTGGAGGCGGCGGGATGACCCCGCACAGGAGCGCTACGCGCACGAACTTTCCGCGCGACGTGGCGGAGGTCGCGGTCGCGTGGCTGTGGAGCGCGAGGAACGAAGCCTGCGTGAGGATGCCTGCGCGCGGGGAGTCGTCCGGGTAGGTGTACGGCGCGAAGCCGTCACGCGCGGGCGTGGGCACGCTGTAGATGGAGGCCATCTTTCGGTTCAGGAACGTGGTGCGCGTGGTGAAGATGTCGCGGTAGTCGCCCTCCTCCTCGAACACGTTGTTCTCGATGGTGAGCAGCGTCTCTTCGCGCGCGCTCGGGCCGACGTCGCCGTCGATGTGCACGAACACCTCGGGGTCCTTCACGAGCGTCGTCAGCTTGTCCAGCTCGAACAGCTCCGTGAAGAAAGCGCGCAGACCCTCCCGCGCGCGCGGGTCGTCGATCATGCGGCGCACCTGCGCCTCGAGCAGCGCATCGTCCACCAGCTCGCCCGCTTCGGCGGCCGCGAGCAGCGTGTCGTCCGGCGTGGAGTTCCACAGGAAGTAGCTGAGGCGCGACGCCATCTCGATGCTGGAGTAGCGCAGGGGCGGGCTGTCCTCGGACGCGCTCGGGTCCGGCTCGCCGAGCTCCACCCGATAGAGGAAGGCCGGCGCGGTGAGCAGCCCGACGAGGCCGAATTCGAGTCCGTCGTAGAAGTCCGTCAGCGTCACGGCCGCCGTGCGCGAGACGTCCACGAGCGGGTCGAGCTCCTCGTCGGACAACGTGCGACGCCACAAGCGCTGGCCGTACTCGGCGAGGAACTCGCGGGCGCACGCGTCGTCGGTCATCCCCGCGGGGGAACACGGCATGAGCGCGTCACGGTCCGCGCCGGCCTCGAGCACCTGCGCCGCGACGGTGGTGGCCATCGTCTCGTAGAGCTCCGTGCCACGCGCCGAGATGCCACCGTAGCCAGCTCCGACTGCGTAGGAGCCGCTCACGCGGTTGTCGACCTCGAGCGGACCGGCCACGACGACCTGCTCGCCGAACACATCGACCACGGTGTTGCGATATTGCTCCTGGGTCAGGCGCAGCAGCGCGGAGTCGGCAGCAACGAAGTCGGGGGGAGGGAGCGGGGGATCGGGGCGGACGTCGTCGGCGGGGGCGCCGCCGATGACGCCAGACGTCTCGCAGGCGGCGAGCAAGAACGCTCCCAGCAGCGCGACGGCTTGGTGAGTTCTGAGTGGACGCATGAAACCTCGGGGGGGCTGCGCGAAAGATAGCAGCCCTTCCCCCGCGTGGCCCCACTTAATTCCGGATTATCGGTCAGTTTCCCGATGGCACTGCGGCCAGGGCCGCGTCCCAAGTGGCACTCGATGCCAACATCTTTTGGAACTGGATGACGAGCGGGGGCATCGAGGCCGCCACCACCCCCACCAGCTTCCCTTCGCGCCCGAAGATCGCGCAGAACTTCTCCTCCGACGGCGATCCGGCGGCGAAGACCACCTCGTCGTCCCCCCGGGGCCGCCCTGCTCCCTGGAGCTTCACACCGAACTGATCGGACCAGAAGCTGGGAACGTGGGAGTACGGGGCGGCGCCGTCCCCGTTGAGCAGATGGTCCACGACGGCGCGGGCCCCCTCCACCGCGTTGCTCCAGTGCTCCAGGCGCATGGACTCTTCGAAGAGGGGGTTCCAGAACCGGGCCACGTCGCCCAGCGCGTACACACCCTCCGCAGCACGACAGTGCGCGTCGGTCACGACCCCATCCGAAAGCGTCAGCCCGGACTCGGCGAGCCACTCGACGTTCGGGACGGCGCCGATGCCCACGACACAGACTTCCGCGGCGACCACCTCCCCGCTGCCCACGCGCACACCGCTGAGCACGGGGCCTGCATCCGAGGCACGACTCTCGAAGCCCGCGACCTCCACGGAGCAGCGCACGTCGACGCCGTGCGCCTGCATGCGCGCGCCCAACGCCTCGCCCAGCGTGCGGCCTAGGCCACGCACGAGGGGCGCCTCGAGGGCCTCGAGCACGGTGACCTCGCAGCCCAATGCACGCGCCGTGCTGGCCACCTCGGCGCCAATGAAGCCCGCCCCCACCACGCAGACGCGCGGCCGGGTCGCGAGCGCCGCCTTCACCGCGCGCGCGTCGTCGAGGGTGCGCAGCGTGAAGAGGCCAGCGAGCTCTGGCTGCGCGGGGAGTCGGCGCGCGCGCGCCCCCGTGGCCACCACCACGGCGTCGTACGGAAGCACGCGTCCGCTCTGCAGCTGCACCTCGCGCGCGGCGACGTCCAGGTGGGTGGCCCGTTCGCCCAGGCACAGGTCGAGCCCCAGCTCGTCGTACGGCTTGCGACGCAACGCGAGCTGCCCCTCCTCGAACGTCCCCTGCAGCAGCTGCTTCGACAGCGGTGGGCGGTCGTAGGGCAGGTGTGGCTCGTCGCCCACCAGCGTGAGCTTCCCGGCGAAGCCCTTGCGGCGCAGCAGCTCGGCCGTGCGCAGCCCTGCCAACGAAGCCCCCACGATCACCACGCTGTCCGGCATCGACGCTCCTCACTTCCAATGCGCTGGCCCTGGCGAGCGCGTTGCGGTACAAAGTGAAACATGTTCTAGTTGCCCGCGCGGAGCAAGTCGACGCGCGGTGCCCACAGCCGGAGAGTCCCACCATGAAGATCGTTTTCGATGCCGACGCCTGCGCGTGCCATGGCCAGTGTGCCAGCGCCGCGCCCGAGCTCTTTGCCTTTGACGACTTGGGGCACCTCAAGGTGCTGATCGAGGAGCCGCCCGAGGATCTGTGGGAGGCCGCCGAGGACGCTGCCGATGTCTGCCCGGTGCAGGCCATCACGCTGGTGCGCTGAGATCCCATGAGCGGCGACCGAGCGCAGATGCGTGCTCCGATGCGAGCTCCGATGCGAGCTCCGATGGAGGAGCGCAGCTTCGACGTGGTGGTGATGGGCAGCGGCGGAGGCGGCCTGCTGGCCGCGCTGACCGTCGCGCGCGCGGGCGGGTCCGTCTGCCTGGTGGAGAAGGCCTCCACCATCGGGGGCACCACGGCCGTGTCGGGCGGGGTCATCTGGGTCCCCGGAAACCACCGCATGGCCGAGGCCGGCGTGACGGACACGCGCGAGGCAGCGCTCACCTACATGACGCGCATCGCCGACGGTCGCGCCCCCCAGGCGCTGATCGAGCGCTACCTGGACGCCGCGCCCGAGATGGTGCGCTACGTGGAGGACGCCACCGAGGTCCGCTTCACGGCGATGCCCACCTATCCGGACTATCACCCCGAGTTCCCCGGGGGCAAAACGGGCGGCCGCTCGCTCGACAACGGCCTGTTCGACACCACCACGCTCGGAGAGTGGCAGCCGAAGCTGCGCAAGAACCCCATCACGGGGCGCATGCCCATCAGCATCCCGGAGGCCATGGGCTGGGGCGTGTTCTGGAACCCGTTCGGCGCGCCGTACCAAGAGGTCGCCGCGCGCGCCAAGGCGGGCATCGTGCACGGGGGCGCGGGGCTGTGCGGCAAGCTGCTGAAGGCGCTGTTGGCCGCCGGCGTGGAGCCGCTGCTGGAGACTCCGGGTGAGCGCCTGGTCGTCGAGGACGAGCGCGTGGTGGGGCTCGAGGTCACGCACGCGGGAGCGCCGCTGCGACTGATGGCGCGCCGTGGGGTCATCCTGGCCAGCGGTGGGTTCGAGTGGAGCGAGACGTACCGCAAGGCGTTCCTGCCGCTGGAGCTCACGCACCCCGTCAGCCCGCCGCAGAACACGGGCGACGGGCTGCGCATGGCCATGAGCGTCGGGGCCGAGCTGGGCAACATGGGCGAGGCCTGGTGGACGCCCGCCGTAGCGCTCCCGGGCGAGACGTACGACGGCGCGCCGCTCTACCGCAGCGAGTTCTCCGTGCGCTGCCTGCCGCACAGCGTGCTGGTCAACCGCAAGGGGCAGCGCTTCACCAACGAGTCGCACAACTACAACGACATGACCAAGCCGTACTTCCACCACGACCCGGTGGCGTACGACCGTCCGAACGTGCCGGCCTGGTTGATCGTGGACCAACAGTACCTGGACAAGTACGTGCTCATCACCGCGGTCAAGGGGCGCCCCCTGCCCGACTGGCTCGTGGTGGCCGACTCGCTCGCGGAGCTGGCCGAGAAGACCGGGGTGGACGCGGCTGGCCTGACCGCCACCATCGAGCGCTTCAACGGCTTCGCGCGGGCTGGTGTGGACCCGGACTTCCGGCGCGGGGAGAGCGCCTTCGACCAGTTCTACGGGGACCCGAGGCAGCGCGAACAGGGCGGCAACCCCAGCCTGGGCACGCTCGAGCGCGCGCCGTTCTACGCGGTGCAGCTGCACCCGGGGGCGATGGGCACCAAGGGCGGTCCGAAGACCGACGTGGACGGGCGGGTGCTGCGCGCCGAGGGCGGCGTGGTGCCGGGCCTCTACGCGGTCGGCAACGCGGCGGCGAGCGTCGCGGGGCCAGGCTACCCGGGCGCGGGCATGACCATCGGGGCGTCCATGACCTTCGGGTACCTCGCGGCCAAGCACGCTATGTTGCCCGCATGATTCGACGCTTCGACGCCGCCCTCGCGCGGCACCAGGACCGGGCCTACGCGCTGCTGCGCTTCGTGGCCGGGTTCATGTTCACGTTCCACGGCGTGCAGAAGATCTTCGGGCTGCTGACCGAGCGCCCCTCACCACCCGTCGGCTCCCAGCTGTGGGTGGGAGGGCTCATCGAGCTGGTGTGCGGAGCGCTGGTGGCCGTGGGCGCGTTCACCCGCCCCGCAGCGTTCCTCGCGAGCGGCACCATGGCCGTGGCCTACGCGCAGTTCCACTGGAGCTTCGCGTTCGACCAGAACTTCTTCCCCGTGGTGAACCGCGGAGAGCTGGCGGCGCTGTACGCGGTCGTGCTGCTGTACATCGCGTGTCGCGGGCCCGGGCATGTCTCGGTCGACGGGCTGCGCAAGCAGGCGGGCTGAGCACGCGGGCTTCGCCAGTCTCGAGACGTGACGCCCGGTGAGCGGGACGTCCTGTCCGAACCGATCGCCTGCTCGCGGGGCAGCGCCGCACCGGTGGGGCTTGCTCGCCTGCGCGGTCCTGAGGCTTGACGCACCGCGGTCCGGACCATAGCGTTTGGGCATGCGCGCTCGCGTCACCACCACGACCACCACCCCCTCGGGGTGTGCGGTCGTGCGCGCGAGCTAGCGTTTCTCACCACGACCCAACACCCCGCCGCTGGCCGGGGTGCCGTCGTGCGCGTCGCTCCGTCCATGTGGCCCGAAAGGACCGGAGCCCATGCTCGAAGCACACGATCACCGCAGCCTCGCCGAACGCCTCGACCTCTTCCACTTCGAGGACGACGCCCCCGCCATGGTCTACTGGCACCCCAACGGCTGGCTCATGTACCAGCAGCTGAAGCACGCCGTGCGCGAGAACCTGGCCGCGTCCGGGTATCGCGAGGTGTGCACGCCCCAGGTGCTCCGAAGACCCGTGTGGGAAGCGAGCGGTCACTGGCATCACTTCCGACAAGGCATGTTCCAGCTCGCGAGCGAGAACGAGGCGACGGCCGCCGCGCTCAAGCCGGTGAGCTGCCCGGGGCACGTGCAGATCGTGCGGCGCGCCCTGCCCTCCTACCGTGAGCTGCCGCTGCGCCTCGCGGAGTTCGGGGTGGTGCATCGCGACGAGCCGAGCGGCACGCTGCACGGCCTGCTGCGGCTGCGCCAGTTCACACAGGACGATGGCCACGTGTTCTGCACGCCGGCGCAGGCCCCCCACGAGGTGGCGCGCTTCCTCCGCTCGGTGGGCCCCTTCTACGCGGCGTTCGGCTTCGAGCGGATCTCGGTCGGGCTCTCGACGCGGCCGCCCGAGAGGTTCGGCGAGGACGCCCTGTGGGACGCGGCCGAAGCGGTGCTCGCGAACGTCTTGGACGAGCTGGGCATGCCCTACGTGCTCCAACCCGGAGAGGGCGCGTTCTACGGACCCAAGATCGAATTCGTCCTGACGGACCGCGCGGGGCGCCGTTGGCAGTGCGGGACGATCCAGTACGACTTCTCCATGCCTGAGCGCTTCGATCTCCGCTACGTCACGTCCGATGGCGCGCGTGTTGCGCCCGTCATGCTGCACCGCGCCCTGTTCGGCAGCCTGGAGCGCTTCTTGGGGATCCTGCTCGAGCACCATGGCCCGAACCTCCCGGCGTGGCTGGCCCCGACGCAGGTGCGCGTGCTCCCCGTGGCGGACGCTCACGCGCCCTACGCGCAAGCGCTCGTGGACCGCTTGCGTCGCGCAAAGCTGCGCGTCGACGTGGACGCGGACGACTCGGTCCCACGACGCGTGCTGCGTGCCCATGACGACGCCGTCCCGCACGTGCTGGTGGTCGGGTCGCGTGAGGTCGCGAGCGAGACGGTGTCCATTCGTCACGCCGGCGAGCAGCGTGTGTTACCCATCGTCGAGGCGGAGAGCGTGTTGGTGGTTGCCTGCGCGCGCCCCAAGTTCGATGTAGCAGCGGGGACACGCGGTGGAGGGCGTGAACCTCAGCGCACGCCCAGCGCGTGCTCCACGAAGGTGTAGAAGCGCACGTAGCGCGCGATGGTGTCGCTCAGCCTCCGGCCCGCGCCGTGCCCCTGCTCGCGCTCCATGTAGAACAGCACGGGGTTCTCCGACGTATTGCTCACCTGCAGGCGCGCGGCGAACTTCGTGCTGTGGCCCCAGTAGACGCGGCTGTCGTGGTCGGCGGTCTCGATCAGCGTGGCTGGCAGCGAAACACGCTCGGGGACGCGGTGGTACGGGCTGTAGGCGCGCAGCACGGCGAACCCCTCGGCCGTG from Sandaracinaceae bacterium carries:
- a CDS encoding DoxX family protein, with product MIRRFDAALARHQDRAYALLRFVAGFMFTFHGVQKIFGLLTERPSPPVGSQLWVGGLIELVCGALVAVGAFTRPAAFLASGTMAVAYAQFHWSFAFDQNFFPVVNRGELAALYAVVLLYIACRGPGHVSVDGLRKQAG
- a CDS encoding FAD-dependent oxidoreductase, translated to MRAPMEERSFDVVVMGSGGGGLLAALTVARAGGSVCLVEKASTIGGTTAVSGGVIWVPGNHRMAEAGVTDTREAALTYMTRIADGRAPQALIERYLDAAPEMVRYVEDATEVRFTAMPTYPDYHPEFPGGKTGGRSLDNGLFDTTTLGEWQPKLRKNPITGRMPISIPEAMGWGVFWNPFGAPYQEVAARAKAGIVHGGAGLCGKLLKALLAAGVEPLLETPGERLVVEDERVVGLEVTHAGAPLRLMARRGVILASGGFEWSETYRKAFLPLELTHPVSPPQNTGDGLRMAMSVGAELGNMGEAWWTPAVALPGETYDGAPLYRSEFSVRCLPHSVLVNRKGQRFTNESHNYNDMTKPYFHHDPVAYDRPNVPAWLIVDQQYLDKYVLITAVKGRPLPDWLVVADSLAELAEKTGVDAAGLTATIERFNGFARAGVDPDFRRGESAFDQFYGDPRQREQGGNPSLGTLERAPFYAVQLHPGAMGTKGGPKTDVDGRVLRAEGGVVPGLYAVGNAAASVAGPGYPGAGMTIGASMTFGYLAAKHAMLPA
- the thrS gene encoding threonine--tRNA ligase, with product MLEAHDHRSLAERLDLFHFEDDAPAMVYWHPNGWLMYQQLKHAVRENLAASGYREVCTPQVLRRPVWEASGHWHHFRQGMFQLASENEATAAALKPVSCPGHVQIVRRALPSYRELPLRLAEFGVVHRDEPSGTLHGLLRLRQFTQDDGHVFCTPAQAPHEVARFLRSVGPFYAAFGFERISVGLSTRPPERFGEDALWDAAEAVLANVLDELGMPYVLQPGEGAFYGPKIEFVLTDRAGRRWQCGTIQYDFSMPERFDLRYVTSDGARVAPVMLHRALFGSLERFLGILLEHHGPNLPAWLAPTQVRVLPVADAHAPYAQALVDRLRRAKLRVDVDADDSVPRRVLRAHDDAVPHVLVVGSREVASETVSIRHAGEQRVLPIVEAESVLVVACARPKFDVAAGTRGGGREPQRTPSACSTKV
- a CDS encoding DUF1592 domain-containing protein translates to MRPLRTHQAVALLGAFLLAACETSGVIGGAPADDVRPDPPLPPPDFVAADSALLRLTQEQYRNTVVDVFGEQVVVAGPLEVDNRVSGSYAVGAGYGGISARGTELYETMATTVAAQVLEAGADRDALMPCSPAGMTDDACAREFLAEYGQRLWRRTLSDEELDPLVDVSRTAAVTLTDFYDGLEFGLVGLLTAPAFLYRVELGEPDPSASEDSPPLRYSSIEMASRLSYFLWNSTPDDTLLAAAEAGELVDDALLEAQVRRMIDDPRAREGLRAFFTELFELDKLTTLVKDPEVFVHIDGDVGPSAREETLLTIENNVFEEEGDYRDIFTTRTTFLNRKMASIYSVPTPARDGFAPYTYPDDSPRAGILTQASFLALHSHATATSATSRGKFVRVALLCGVIPPPPADVDTSIPEPSVTATTLRERLAEHRENPVCASCHSVMDPIGLGFENFDALGRYRRLEAGAIIDPSSDLDGVPFADAVALGTLLHDHPDLPSCFTRNLYKYATGHVPERTEQIQLDELTELFAAAGYRVKELLVSIAMSQGFRTSRGPRVAVAMEEL
- a CDS encoding FAD-dependent oxidoreductase, with the translated sequence MPDSVVIVGASLAGLRTAELLRRKGFAGKLTLVGDEPHLPYDRPPLSKQLLQGTFEEGQLALRRKPYDELGLDLCLGERATHLDVAAREVQLQSGRVLPYDAVVVATGARARRLPAQPELAGLFTLRTLDDARAVKAALATRPRVCVVGAGFIGAEVASTARALGCEVTVLEALEAPLVRGLGRTLGEALGARMQAHGVDVRCSVEVAGFESRASDAGPVLSGVRVGSGEVVAAEVCVVGIGAVPNVEWLAESGLTLSDGVVTDAHCRAAEGVYALGDVARFWNPLFEESMRLEHWSNAVEGARAVVDHLLNGDGAAPYSHVPSFWSDQFGVKLQGAGRPRGDDEVVFAAGSPSEEKFCAIFGREGKLVGVVAASMPPLVIQFQKMLASSATWDAALAAVPSGN
- a CDS encoding ferredoxin; the encoded protein is MKIVFDADACACHGQCASAAPELFAFDDLGHLKVLIEEPPEDLWEAAEDAADVCPVQAITLVR